Proteins encoded within one genomic window of Pseudomonas cannabina:
- a CDS encoding DUF1654 domain-containing protein, producing the protein MLNKPLDMAHHDAYLALAQRIQDAITSDKAQIEHQVLLVREPGEVLEHWERILEEISEAEGITVTRHPENGTAHVCWYIDSL; encoded by the coding sequence ATGCTAAACAAGCCCCTCGACATGGCTCATCACGACGCTTACCTGGCCTTGGCGCAACGTATTCAGGACGCAATCACCAGTGACAAAGCTCAAATCGAGCACCAGGTCTTACTGGTCAGAGAGCCGGGCGAGGTGCTTGAACATTGGGAGCGGATTCTGGAGGAGATCAGCGAGGCAGAGGGCATCACCGTGACCCGCCACCCTGAAAACGGCACCGCGCACGTGTGCTGGTACATCGATTCCTTGTAG
- a CDS encoding pyocin activator PrtN family protein, translated as MNEILDQLRKEFATPCPSLSAVRERYFSHLSSDRNLLRKINAGRIDLKVNRTGGTRQGHPFVYLHDLANYLSGIVTEKAA; from the coding sequence ATGAACGAAATACTGGACCAACTTCGCAAAGAATTCGCCACGCCGTGCCCATCGCTGAGCGCCGTCAGAGAGCGTTATTTCTCGCACCTGTCGAGTGATCGCAACCTGTTACGCAAGATCAACGCGGGCCGCATTGACCTCAAAGTCAACCGCACAGGCGGCACGCGGCAGGGCCATCCGTTTGTCTACTTGCACGATCTGGCCAATTATCTGAGCGGCATCGTGACCGAAAAAGCCGCATGA
- the estP gene encoding esterase EstP has product MTKTSRRWPFVACLLSLACGSAAAAPYSTMVVFGDSLADAGQFPDTAGPRGSTLRFTNRVGPTYQDGSGEAFNLNSSTLIGRMLRVPAGDLAASTSPVNAALGAADGNNWAVGGYRTDQILDSINSQSTVVDPNSGTLLRSRTGYLPTNSFRADPNALYYLTGGGNDFLQGRVLSASSAGQAANQLADSAQALQQAGARYIMVWLLPDIGRTPALSGTPLASATSALSAAFNQQLVSRLAQINAQIIPLNVPLLISETLAEPARFGFDPNENLVSTCFSGDNCRESTTNGRSSATPNPSRLFFNDRVHPTEAGQRLLADYAYSLLSAPWEITLLPEMANGTLRMHQDEIRAQWLSDWGNWQGIGQWQSILSAGGQKMDFDAQDSSANADGQGYNLTIGGSYRFAENWRTGVVAGAYRQTLEAGPRDSDYKLNSYIATAFLQYQANHWWGDLAVSGGKLDYENAERKFALGVSEGQEKGDTDGEIWAVSGRVGFDIAGAASRWHLSPFVSADYAHIDVDGYSEKGDRSTALTFSDQTRKSRRAGVGLQGKFQATPTTQVWGEVAREREFETDQQNVSMALNSVQSVDFTLEGYTPQRDLNRATLGVSQKLTQDLTLRGNYNWRENDDVTQQGVNVALSLSF; this is encoded by the coding sequence ATGACCAAAACATCAAGGCGCTGGCCCTTCGTGGCCTGTCTGCTTTCGCTGGCGTGTGGCAGCGCCGCTGCGGCCCCCTATTCGACCATGGTGGTGTTCGGCGACAGCCTGGCCGATGCCGGGCAGTTCCCGGACACCGCTGGCCCTAGAGGCTCCACGTTGCGCTTCACCAATCGGGTCGGCCCGACCTATCAGGATGGCAGCGGCGAAGCATTCAATCTGAACTCATCGACGCTGATCGGCAGAATGCTGCGGGTTCCGGCTGGCGACCTGGCGGCTTCCACCTCGCCGGTCAATGCGGCCCTGGGTGCAGCGGATGGTAATAACTGGGCTGTCGGTGGCTATCGAACAGACCAGATTCTTGATTCGATCAATTCGCAATCCACTGTCGTCGACCCGAACAGCGGCACGCTGTTGCGCAGCCGGACCGGCTATTTGCCCACCAACAGCTTTCGCGCCGACCCTAATGCCCTTTACTACCTGACCGGCGGCGGTAACGACTTTCTGCAAGGTCGCGTGTTGAGCGCCAGCAGCGCCGGGCAAGCCGCCAATCAACTGGCCGACAGCGCACAGGCCCTGCAACAGGCCGGAGCACGCTACATCATGGTCTGGCTGCTGCCGGACATCGGCCGGACGCCGGCCTTGAGCGGTACGCCGCTGGCTTCCGCCACGTCGGCACTCAGCGCTGCCTTCAATCAACAGCTGGTCAGCCGTCTGGCGCAGATCAATGCGCAGATCATCCCGCTCAACGTGCCATTGCTGATCTCCGAGACGCTGGCCGAACCGGCACGCTTCGGCTTCGACCCCAATGAAAACCTGGTCAGCACTTGTTTCAGCGGCGACAACTGCCGTGAAAGCACCACCAACGGCCGGTCCAGCGCCACGCCGAACCCGAGTCGGCTGTTCTTCAATGACCGCGTACACCCGACCGAAGCCGGACAACGGCTACTCGCCGACTACGCCTATTCACTGCTGTCGGCACCGTGGGAAATCACCCTGCTACCAGAAATGGCCAACGGCACACTGCGCATGCATCAGGACGAAATCCGCGCGCAGTGGCTCAGCGACTGGGGTAACTGGCAAGGCATCGGCCAATGGCAGAGCATCCTCTCGGCTGGCGGTCAGAAAATGGACTTTGACGCGCAGGACAGTTCTGCTAATGCTGACGGACAAGGCTACAACCTGACCATCGGTGGCAGCTACCGCTTTGCCGAAAACTGGCGCACGGGTGTCGTGGCGGGTGCCTATCGACAGACGCTGGAAGCCGGGCCACGGGACTCGGACTACAAGCTCAACAGTTACATCGCCACGGCGTTTCTGCAGTATCAGGCCAATCACTGGTGGGGCGACCTGGCAGTGTCGGGCGGCAAACTGGACTACGAAAATGCCGAGCGCAAATTCGCGCTGGGCGTCAGCGAGGGCCAGGAAAAAGGCGACACCGACGGTGAAATATGGGCTGTCAGCGGGCGCGTCGGTTTTGATATCGCAGGGGCTGCCAGTCGCTGGCACCTGTCGCCTTTCGTCAGCGCCGACTATGCCCATATCGATGTCGACGGCTACTCGGAAAAAGGCGACCGTTCGACTGCGCTGACCTTCAGCGATCAGACCCGTAAATCCCGGCGTGCAGGCGTTGGTTTGCAGGGCAAATTCCAGGCGACGCCGACCACTCAGGTGTGGGGCGAAGTCGCGCGCGAACGGGAATTCGAGACCGATCAACAGAACGTGAGCATGGCCCTCAACAGCGTACAGTCCGTCGACTTCACACTCGAAGGCTACACCCCGCAACGCGACCTGAACCGGGCGACGCTGGGCGTTAGCCAGAAACTCACTCAGGACTTGACGCTGCGTGGCAACTACAACTGGCGCGAGAACGATGACGTGACCCAGCAAGGGGTGAATGTGGCGTTGAGTCTGAGTTTCTAG
- the trpE gene encoding anthranilate synthase component I, producing MNREEFLRLAADGYNRIPLARETLADFDTPLSIYLKLADQPNSYMLESVQGGEKWGRYSIIGLPCRTVMRVHGHHVSVTHDGVEIESLDVEDPLDFVETFKARYNVPTIAGLPRFNGGLVGYFGYDCVRYVEKRLANCPNPDPLGVPDILLMVSDAVVVFDNLAGKMHAIVLVDPAQQDAYESGVALLDELMHKLRQPITPRRGLDLDRPPAADPVFRSSFTQSDYEAAVDTIKQYILAGDVMQVVPSQRMSIDFAAAPIDLYRALRCFNPTPYMYFFNFGDFHVVGSSPEVLVRVEDNLITVRPIAGTRPRGATEEADIALEEDLLSDDKEIAEHLMLIDLGRNDTGRVSEIGTVKLTEKMVIERYSNVMHIVSNVTGQLKNGLTAMDALRAILPAGTLSGAPKIRAMEIIDELEPVKRGVYGGAVGYMAWNGNMDTAIAIRTAVIKNGELHVQAGGGIVADSVPALEWEETLNKRRAMFRAVASASQTAED from the coding sequence ATGAACCGTGAAGAATTCCTGCGTTTGGCCGCCGACGGCTACAACCGCATCCCGCTTGCCCGCGAAACCCTGGCTGACTTCGACACGCCGCTGTCGATCTACCTCAAGCTGGCTGATCAGCCGAACTCCTATATGCTGGAGTCAGTGCAGGGCGGCGAGAAATGGGGGCGTTATTCGATCATCGGCCTGCCATGCCGCACCGTGATGCGCGTACATGGCCATCACGTCAGCGTGACCCATGATGGCGTCGAGATCGAAAGCCTGGACGTCGAAGACCCGCTGGATTTTGTCGAGACCTTCAAGGCGCGCTACAACGTGCCGACCATTGCCGGTCTGCCGCGTTTCAATGGCGGGCTGGTCGGTTATTTCGGTTATGACTGCGTGCGCTACGTCGAGAAGCGTCTGGCTAACTGCCCGAACCCTGACCCGCTCGGCGTGCCGGATATCCTGTTGATGGTGTCCGATGCGGTGGTGGTGTTCGACAACCTGGCGGGCAAGATGCACGCCATTGTGTTGGTCGACCCGGCGCAGCAGGACGCTTACGAAAGTGGCGTTGCACTGCTCGATGAGTTGATGCACAAGCTGCGCCAGCCAATCACACCGCGTCGTGGTCTGGATCTGGACCGGCCTCCGGCGGCTGATCCGGTGTTTCGCTCCAGTTTCACGCAAAGCGACTACGAAGCCGCAGTCGACACGATCAAGCAGTACATCCTTGCGGGCGATGTGATGCAGGTTGTGCCGTCGCAGCGTATGTCCATCGATTTCGCTGCTGCGCCTATCGACCTTTACCGGGCGCTGCGCTGCTTCAACCCGACGCCGTACATGTATTTCTTCAATTTCGGTGATTTCCACGTGGTTGGCAGTTCGCCGGAAGTGCTGGTGCGCGTTGAAGACAACCTGATCACCGTGCGGCCCATCGCCGGCACGCGCCCACGCGGCGCCACTGAAGAGGCGGATATCGCGCTGGAAGAGGACCTGCTGTCCGATGACAAGGAAATCGCCGAGCACTTGATGCTGATTGATCTGGGCCGTAACGACACGGGGCGGGTTTCCGAGATCGGCACGGTCAAGCTGACCGAGAAGATGGTCATCGAGCGTTATTCCAACGTGATGCACATTGTCTCCAACGTCACTGGCCAACTGAAAAACGGGCTGACGGCGATGGATGCACTGCGGGCGATTCTGCCGGCGGGCACCTTGTCCGGCGCACCGAAAATTCGCGCCATGGAAATCATCGACGAGCTGGAGCCGGTCAAGCGTGGCGTCTACGGCGGAGCGGTGGGCTACATGGCCTGGAACGGCAACATGGACACCGCGATTGCAATTCGTACGGCGGTGATCAAGAACGGCGAGCTGCACGTGCAGGCAGGCGGCGGCATCGTCGCCGACTCAGTGCCAGCGCTGGAGTGGGAAGAAACCCTCAACAAACGCCGCGCCATGTTCCGCGCCGTAGCCTCGGCCTCGCAGACGGCCGAGGACTGA
- a CDS encoding phosphoglycolate phosphatase has protein sequence MSGLETLFAGKLPKLIMFDLDGTLVDSVPDLAVAVDKTLAELGRPPAGLDAVRAWIGNGAPVLVRRALANDIDHSGVDDALATQALEVFMRAYAEKHEFTAVYPGVRETLKWLQKMGVEMALITNKPERFVAPLLDEMKLGRFFRWIIGGDTLPQKKPDPAALFFVMKMAGIPASQSLFVGDSRSDVQAAKAAGVACVALSYGYNHGRPIAEENPALVIDDLRRLIPGCLDRDAEILLPDIKRPSSRESIVVVTRKLWMKVIKALARWRWRA, from the coding sequence ATGAGCGGCTTGGAAACGCTGTTTGCAGGCAAGCTGCCAAAGCTGATCATGTTCGATCTGGACGGTACGCTGGTGGACTCGGTTCCCGATCTGGCCGTGGCGGTGGACAAGACCCTGGCCGAGCTCGGCCGCCCGCCCGCCGGTCTGGATGCGGTGCGTGCCTGGATCGGCAACGGTGCGCCGGTGCTGGTGCGTCGTGCGCTGGCCAATGATATTGATCACAGTGGCGTCGACGACGCGCTGGCCACGCAGGCGCTGGAAGTCTTCATGCGCGCTTATGCTGAAAAGCACGAGTTCACGGCGGTCTACCCCGGCGTGCGCGAAACCCTGAAGTGGTTGCAGAAGATGGGCGTCGAGATGGCCCTTATCACCAACAAGCCGGAGCGTTTCGTCGCGCCGTTGCTGGATGAGATGAAGCTGGGCCGTTTCTTCCGCTGGATCATTGGTGGCGACACCCTGCCGCAGAAAAAACCTGACCCGGCTGCGCTGTTTTTCGTGATGAAAATGGCCGGTATTCCTGCCTCGCAATCGCTGTTTGTCGGCGACTCGCGCAGTGACGTGCAGGCCGCCAAGGCTGCCGGTGTTGCCTGCGTTGCGTTGAGCTACGGCTACAACCACGGCAGGCCGATCGCCGAGGAAAATCCGGCGCTGGTGATCGATGATCTGCGCAGGCTGATTCCCGGTTGCCTGGATCGGGACGCTGAGATACTGTTGCCCGACATCAAACGTCCCTCCTCAAGAGAATCCATCGTGGTGGTCACTCGCAAACTCTGGATGAAAGTCATCAAGGCCCTGGCCCGCTGGCGTTGGCGCGCCTGA
- the rpe gene encoding ribulose-phosphate 3-epimerase, with amino-acid sequence MQPFVIAPSILSADFARLGEEVDNVLSSGADFVHFDVMDNHYVPNLTIGPMVCSALRKYGVTAPIDVHLMVSPVDRIIGDFIEAGATYITFHPEATQHIDRSLQLIREGGCKAGLVFNPATPLNLLEYVMDKVDMILLMSVNPGFGGQKFIPGTLNKLREARALIDASGRDIRLEIDGGVNVNNIREIAAAGADTFVAGSAIFNAPDYREVIEKMRTELASARA; translated from the coding sequence ATGCAGCCCTTCGTTATTGCCCCATCGATTCTTTCCGCTGACTTCGCCCGTCTGGGTGAGGAAGTCGACAACGTGCTGTCCAGCGGCGCTGATTTTGTCCACTTCGATGTCATGGACAACCATTACGTCCCCAACCTGACCATTGGTCCGATGGTGTGCAGTGCGCTGCGCAAGTACGGCGTGACTGCGCCCATCGATGTGCACCTGATGGTCAGCCCGGTGGATCGCATCATCGGCGATTTCATCGAGGCCGGTGCCACGTACATCACCTTTCACCCGGAAGCGACCCAGCACATTGACCGTTCGCTGCAACTGATCCGTGAAGGCGGTTGCAAGGCCGGTCTGGTGTTCAACCCGGCCACGCCGCTGAACCTGCTGGAATACGTGATGGACAAGGTCGACATGATCCTGCTCATGAGCGTCAACCCGGGTTTCGGCGGGCAGAAGTTCATTCCCGGCACGCTTAACAAGCTGCGCGAGGCGCGGGCGCTGATCGATGCGTCGGGCCGTGATATTCGTCTGGAGATCGACGGCGGCGTCAACGTCAATAACATCCGCGAAATCGCTGCGGCGGGTGCCGATACCTTCGTGGCCGGTTCGGCGATCTTCAACGCACCGGACTACCGCGAAGTGATCGAGAAAATGCGCACCGAGCTGGCGTCAGCCCGCGCATGA
- a CDS encoding ABC transporter permease: MLNPYTSPIERIWYYALRILCALILLFLVLPVLVIVPLSFNSGSFLVYPLQGFSLQWYQDFFNSAEWMRALKNSMIVAPAATLLAMGFGTLAAIGLTRGNFPGKALVMALVISPMVVPVVIVGVASYLFFAPLGLGNSYTSLILVHAVLGVPFVIITVSATLQGFNHNLVRAAASLGASPLTAFRRVTLPLIAPGVISGALFAFATSFDEVVVTLFLAGPEQTTLPRQMFSGIRENLSPTIAAAATLLIGFSVLLLLVLEWLRGRSEKLRTAQ, translated from the coding sequence ATGTTGAATCCCTACACATCGCCGATCGAGCGCATCTGGTATTACGCGCTGCGCATTCTTTGCGCGCTGATCCTGCTCTTTCTGGTGCTGCCGGTGCTGGTTATCGTGCCGTTGTCGTTCAACTCAGGCAGCTTTCTGGTTTACCCGCTGCAAGGCTTCTCGTTGCAGTGGTATCAGGACTTCTTCAATTCCGCCGAATGGATGCGCGCTTTGAAAAACAGCATGATCGTCGCCCCGGCCGCTACCCTGCTGGCAATGGGCTTCGGTACGCTGGCGGCGATTGGCCTGACCCGTGGCAACTTTCCCGGCAAGGCGCTGGTCATGGCGCTGGTGATTTCGCCGATGGTGGTTCCGGTGGTGATCGTCGGTGTCGCCAGCTACCTGTTCTTCGCGCCACTGGGGTTGGGCAATAGCTACACCTCGCTGATTCTGGTCCACGCAGTGCTGGGCGTGCCGTTCGTGATCATCACCGTGTCGGCAACTTTGCAGGGCTTCAATCACAACCTGGTACGCGCCGCTGCAAGCCTGGGCGCATCGCCGCTGACCGCGTTCCGCCGCGTGACCTTGCCGTTGATTGCTCCGGGGGTGATTTCCGGTGCGCTGTTCGCCTTCGCGACGTCGTTCGACGAAGTGGTCGTGACGCTGTTCCTCGCCGGCCCGGAACAGACGACCTTGCCTCGGCAGATGTTCAGCGGCATCCGCGAAAACCTCAGCCCGACCATCGCCGCCGCCGCTACGTTGCTGATCGGCTTCTCGGTGCTGTTGCTGCTGGTGCTGGAATGGCTGCGGGGGCGGAGCGAGAAACTGAGAACGGCTCAGTGA
- a CDS encoding ABC transporter permease has translation MAIAVPLTEGASPNLKQRLARAERVNRWKAQALIAPLVIFLLLVFLVPIAALLYKSVGNPEVVTALPTTVVEVQKWDGKGLPPESVYKAMSLDLAETRKNSTLGDLSKRLNIELAGYRSLLSKTARALPFKTEPASYKEALEALDERWGDPAYWQAVRRNTSSVTPYYLLAAVDHRIDDLGEVAPATPDQAIYLDIFARTFWMGLVITAICLVLAYPLAYLLANLPARQSNLLMILVLLPFWTSILVRVAAWIVLLQSSGLINSALLAMGIIDKPLELVFNRVGVYISMVHIMLPFMILPIYSVMKNISPTYMRAAISLGCHPFASFWRVYFPQTYAGIGAGCLLVFILSIGYYITPALLGSPNDQMVSYFVAFYTNTSINWGMAAALGGLLLLATIVLYLIYSWLVGASRLRLS, from the coding sequence ATGGCCATCGCCGTGCCCTTGACTGAAGGCGCCAGCCCCAACTTGAAGCAACGCCTCGCTCGCGCCGAGCGGGTCAACCGCTGGAAGGCTCAGGCACTGATCGCGCCGTTGGTGATTTTCCTGTTGTTGGTGTTTCTGGTACCTATCGCCGCGCTGCTCTACAAAAGCGTCGGCAACCCCGAAGTCGTGACTGCGCTGCCAACCACCGTGGTCGAAGTGCAGAAATGGGACGGTAAAGGGCTGCCGCCCGAGTCGGTCTACAAGGCGATGAGCCTGGACCTGGCCGAAACACGCAAGAATTCCACGCTGGGCGATCTGTCCAAGCGTCTTAACATCGAGCTGGCCGGCTATCGCAGCCTGCTGAGCAAAACCGCCCGCGCGCTGCCGTTCAAGACTGAGCCGGCCTCTTATAAAGAAGCGCTCGAGGCACTGGACGAACGTTGGGGCGATCCTGCCTACTGGCAGGCGGTACGTCGTAATACCAGCAGTGTGACGCCGTATTACCTGCTGGCCGCCGTTGACCATCGCATCGATGATCTCGGTGAAGTGGCCCCGGCCACGCCGGATCAGGCTATCTATCTGGATATCTTCGCCCGCACCTTCTGGATGGGCCTGGTGATCACCGCGATCTGCCTGGTGCTGGCGTATCCGCTGGCCTACCTGCTGGCCAACTTGCCGGCACGGCAGAGCAACCTGCTGATGATTCTGGTGCTGCTGCCGTTCTGGACGTCAATTCTGGTCCGCGTCGCGGCCTGGATCGTGCTGTTGCAGTCGAGCGGGCTGATCAACAGCGCGCTGCTGGCGATGGGCATCATCGACAAACCGCTGGAACTGGTCTTCAACCGGGTCGGGGTGTACATCTCGATGGTGCACATCATGCTGCCGTTCATGATTCTGCCGATCTACAGCGTGATGAAGAATATCTCCCCCACCTACATGCGCGCCGCCATTTCCCTGGGCTGCCACCCGTTCGCCAGCTTCTGGCGTGTTTACTTCCCGCAGACCTACGCAGGCATCGGGGCGGGTTGTCTGCTGGTGTTCATTCTGTCGATCGGCTACTACATCACCCCGGCCTTGCTGGGCAGCCCGAACGACCAGATGGTCAGCTATTTCGTCGCGTTCTATACCAACACCAGCATCAACTGGGGCATGGCAGCGGCGCTCGGCGGGCTGCTGCTGTTGGCGACCATCGTGCTGTACCTGATTTATAGCTGGCTGGTCGGCGCCAGCCGCCTGCGACTGAGCTGA
- a CDS encoding polyamine ABC transporter substrate-binding protein has product MLKSLKFTAITLGLMCAAQAMAATDLTVISFGGANKAAQEKAFYAPWEKAGNGKIIAGEYNGEMAKVKTMVDTKSVSWDLVEVESPELARGCDEDMFEELDPKLLGNAADYVPGAITTCGAGFFVWSTVLAYNADKVATAPNGWADFWDTKKFPGKRGLRKGAKYTLEFALMADGVAPKDVYKVLASKDGQDRAFKKLDELKPNIQWWEAGAQPPQYLASGDVVMSSAYNGRIAAVQKESNLKVVWTGGVYDFDAWAIPKGSKNAEAAKKFIAFMLSPEQQKTYSQNIAYGPANTQAVKLLDKETLQNMPTTPENIKDQVQMNVAFWTDNGESLEQRFTAWAAK; this is encoded by the coding sequence ATGTTGAAATCTTTGAAGTTCACCGCTATCACGTTGGGCCTGATGTGCGCCGCGCAAGCCATGGCAGCCACCGACCTGACCGTCATTTCGTTCGGCGGCGCCAACAAGGCAGCTCAGGAAAAAGCGTTCTACGCGCCGTGGGAAAAAGCCGGCAACGGCAAGATCATCGCCGGTGAGTACAACGGTGAAATGGCCAAGGTCAAAACCATGGTCGACACCAAAAGCGTCTCCTGGGATCTGGTAGAAGTCGAATCGCCGGAACTGGCTCGAGGCTGCGACGAAGACATGTTCGAAGAACTGGACCCGAAACTGCTCGGCAATGCCGCAGACTACGTTCCGGGCGCGATCACCACGTGCGGCGCAGGCTTCTTCGTCTGGTCCACCGTGCTGGCCTACAACGCCGACAAGGTCGCCACGGCACCGAACGGCTGGGCCGATTTCTGGGACACCAAAAAATTCCCGGGCAAGCGTGGCCTGCGCAAAGGCGCGAAGTACACCCTCGAATTCGCCCTGATGGCCGACGGCGTTGCGCCGAAAGACGTCTACAAAGTGCTGGCCAGCAAAGACGGACAAGACCGCGCGTTCAAGAAGCTCGATGAACTCAAGCCGAACATCCAGTGGTGGGAAGCTGGCGCACAGCCGCCGCAGTACCTCGCGTCCGGGGACGTAGTGATGAGCTCGGCCTACAACGGCCGAATCGCTGCCGTGCAGAAAGAAAGCAACCTGAAAGTGGTCTGGACCGGCGGCGTGTATGACTTTGATGCCTGGGCCATCCCGAAGGGTTCGAAAAACGCCGAAGCCGCGAAGAAGTTCATCGCCTTCATGCTGAGCCCCGAGCAGCAGAAAACCTACTCGCAGAACATCGCCTACGGCCCGGCCAACACCCAGGCGGTCAAGCTGCTGGACAAGGAAACGCTGCAGAACATGCCCACCACGCCTGAAAACATCAAGGATCAGGTGCAGATGAACGTTGCGTTCTGGACCGACAACGGCGAATCGCTGGAACAGCGTTTCACTGCCTGGGCTGCCAAGTAA
- a CDS encoding ABC transporter ATP-binding protein: protein MSDVDTSAGASDVLVSFRGVQKSYDGEALIVKDLNLDIRKGEFLTLLGPSGSGKTTSLMMLAGFETPTAGEILLGGRAINNVPPHKRDIGMVFQNYALFPHMTVAENLAFPLTVRGMSKTDVGEKVKKALGMVQLDSFAHRYPAQLSGGQQQRVALARALVFEPQLVLMDEPLGALDKQLREHMQMEIKHLHQRLGVTVVYVTHDQGEALTMSDRVAVFHQGEIQQIAPPRSLYEEPKNTFVANFIGENNRLNGRLLSQDGDRCVVELERGEKVHALAINVGQPGAPVTLSIRPERINLNGRSESCTNRFSGRVAEFIYLGDHVRVRLEVAGKTDFFVKQPIAELDPTLNVGDVVPIGWQVEHVRALDPLQQVH, encoded by the coding sequence ATGAGCGACGTCGATACAAGCGCTGGAGCGAGTGATGTTCTGGTCAGCTTTCGTGGTGTGCAAAAGAGCTACGACGGCGAAGCACTGATCGTCAAAGACCTCAACCTGGACATTCGCAAAGGCGAGTTCCTGACCCTGCTTGGTCCTTCTGGCTCCGGAAAGACCACCAGCCTGATGATGCTGGCCGGTTTCGAAACGCCGACCGCGGGCGAAATCCTGCTCGGTGGCCGCGCCATCAACAACGTGCCGCCGCACAAGCGCGACATCGGCATGGTGTTTCAGAACTACGCCTTGTTTCCGCACATGACCGTCGCCGAGAACCTCGCCTTTCCGCTGACGGTACGCGGCATGAGCAAGACCGACGTCGGCGAAAAGGTCAAAAAAGCGTTGGGCATGGTCCAGCTCGACAGTTTCGCGCATCGCTACCCGGCGCAGTTGTCCGGCGGTCAGCAGCAGCGTGTGGCCCTGGCCCGCGCGCTGGTGTTCGAGCCGCAATTGGTGTTGATGGATGAGCCGCTTGGCGCACTCGACAAGCAATTGCGCGAACACATGCAGATGGAGATCAAACACCTGCACCAGCGCCTCGGCGTAACGGTGGTCTATGTGACCCACGACCAGGGTGAAGCGCTGACCATGTCCGACCGGGTCGCGGTGTTTCATCAGGGCGAAATCCAGCAGATCGCGCCGCCGCGCAGCCTGTACGAAGAGCCGAAAAACACCTTCGTGGCCAACTTCATCGGTGAGAACAACCGGCTCAACGGGCGTCTGCTCAGTCAAGACGGCGACCGCTGTGTGGTCGAGCTGGAGCGTGGCGAGAAGGTGCACGCACTGGCGATCAATGTCGGCCAGCCCGGCGCCCCGGTCACCCTGTCGATCCGCCCCGAGCGCATCAACCTCAATGGCCGCAGCGAAAGTTGTACCAATCGTTTCTCCGGCCGTGTGGCCGAATTCATCTACCTGGGTGACCACGTGCGGGTGCGTCTGGAAGTCGCCGGCAAGACCGATTTCTTCGTCAAGCAGCCAATCGCCGAACTGGATCCGACGCTGAACGTGGGCGACGTGGTGCCGATCGGCTGGCAAGTCGAGCACGTTCGCGCGCTCGACCCCTTGCAGCAAGTGCATTGA
- a CDS encoding response regulator, translating to MIRVLVAEDHAIVREGIKQLIGLARDLQVVGEASNGEQLLETLRHVACEVVLLDISMPGVNGLEAIPRIRALTNPPAILVLSMHDEAQMAARALKVGAAGYATKDSDPALLLTAIRRVAAGGRYIDPDLADRMVFEVGLTDNRPLHSLLSEREFSVFERLAQGANVNDIAQQLALSSKTISTHKARLMQKMKLNSLADLVKYAMEHKLL from the coding sequence GTGATTCGTGTTTTGGTAGCCGAAGACCACGCCATCGTGCGTGAGGGGATCAAGCAATTGATTGGTCTGGCCAGGGATCTGCAAGTCGTCGGTGAAGCCAGCAATGGTGAGCAGTTGCTTGAGACGTTGCGCCACGTGGCCTGTGAAGTGGTATTGCTGGATATCTCCATGCCCGGCGTGAATGGCCTCGAAGCGATTCCGCGGATTCGCGCACTGACCAACCCGCCTGCGATTCTGGTGTTGTCGATGCATGACGAAGCGCAGATGGCGGCGCGTGCCCTTAAAGTCGGCGCTGCGGGGTATGCGACCAAAGACAGCGATCCGGCATTGCTGCTGACCGCGATTCGTCGGGTGGCAGCGGGCGGGCGCTACATCGATCCGGATTTGGCCGACCGCATGGTGTTCGAGGTCGGCCTGACGGATAACCGGCCTTTGCATTCGCTGCTCTCGGAGCGTGAGTTCTCGGTATTTGAACGGCTCGCCCAAGGCGCCAACGTCAACGACATCGCCCAGCAACTGGCGCTGAGCAGCAAGACTATCAGTACCCACAAAGCCCGGCTGATGCAGAAAATGAAACTCAACTCGCTGGCCGACCTGGTCAAATATGCGATGGAACACAAGCTGCTGTGA